GAGTATCCAAATTTTCAAGCGATGGAATTTGTTCATGGTCGTTTTCTTTCAGCAGAGGATATTGAAGGGCAACGTAGAGTTATTGTTGTTCCGGACACATATGCTAAGGAGCACTTTGGACGAACAGATATTATCGGGGAAGAAGTGACAATCACCAACTATTATGGAGAACTGCTGAAGCTTCGTGTTATCGGAGTCTTAAGTACCGAAGATAATCTTTTTTCTTCAATGATGGAAGGGATGCCGGTTGAAGTTGTTGTCCCTGTAAGCTTGACCCAAGCTTTCTTTGACAGTGATACTGTGGATCAGATACAAGTATCAGTTTTTCAAGGGACCAATCTGAAAGAGGCCGGAGAAAAGATTGTGCGTTTGCTAGAGTTTGTCAATCAAAATGAAGACAAATATATGGCGACCAGCATTGAAGATATTCAAAAATCTGTTGGTAGTGTATTAGATGTTATTTCAATGATTTTTGTTGTCATTGCCGTCATTACCCTAGTGGTTGGAGGAATAGGCATTATCAACATTTTGTTGGTTTCTGTAACAGAACGTATTCGAGAAATCGGTCTGCGAAAAGCCATTGGTGCTAAGAAGCGGGATATCATCATGCAGTTTTTAACAGAGTCAATCATGATGACTGGTTTTAGTGGATTGATTGGAATCATACTTGGTTTAATTACGGGAGGTATCATATCTGCACTTATAAAAATCCCGCCGGTTGTGGATTTGAAAACCGTCATATTTACCTTTACAGGATCGATTGTTTTAGGAATTGTCTTTGGAGTATATCCGGCAAAAAAAGCAGCAGATCTTGATCCAATTGAATCTTTACGATATGAGTAGATAATATAAAAGGAATAGCTTTTGGCTATTCCTTTTTTTGACTTAAAAAACTATTATGATAACGCTTGTCGTTGGTGACGTCTTCGCCAAACCAGTCTGGAGGGATAAACGTCTCAGCAGCATGGCGTGTATCAAATTCAACTTCAGCTAATTGCAGGCCATCATAATCATCATGAAACAAATCCAGTTCAATCGTATAATCTTTATACGCAATATAATAACGAGTTTTGTGAATAATTAGTCCTTCAACTTTCAAAGACAAATGCTCAAACTCCTCCCGGCTTATTTCAAGTTCATGTTCTTCACGCTCTAATAGCCCCTTGCCTTTAATGGTTAATATGTACTGGTTGTCTATCTGTCGTATACGGATAACGGGAAATGTTGATATGTAGCCTTGCTTAATTTGTCGATGGGGATAAGTGGCCAAATTATCCGGAAGTTTTGGGATAAGATATTTTTTTTCAATTTCCATAAGAGTGAACTCCTTGTTTTTTAAAAAAGATAATGGTAAAATATAGTTTAATAATATTATAACGTAAAATTGTGTTGAATCATAGTTTTTTAGGAGGCTGTTATGGGAAAAGCTGCTCTATTTTTAGCAACAGGTTTTGAAGAAATAGAAGCGATAAGCATCATTGATGTTTTAAGACGAGGCGGATTAGATTTAGTTACGATTTCAGTATCGGGTATGGAAGATGTTGAAGGGTCACATGGAGTGATTGTAAAAAGTGATGCCTTGTTTTTTTCAATTGACTATTCAGAATATGACTTATTTATCCTACCGGGAGGACCAGGGACAGAGAATTTGAAAAAACATGAAGGTTTGTGCGACTTACTTGTTCAAGTTCATAACGAAGGCAAGCGCATTGCGGCGATATGTGCAGCACCGAGTGTTCTTGGCGAGATGAAGATACTTGAGGGGAAGATGGCAACCTGTTATCCTGGATATGAAGAGGAACTAAAAGGGGCTCATGTACTTAATCAAGAAATCGTTCGTGATGGTAATGTTGTTACGGGCAAAGGTCCGGGAGTGAGTATGAAGTTTGCTTTTGAAATTCTCAAAGATTATCTGGAACCAGAAGCTATTGAGGGGTTAAAGGAACGAATGATTATTCATTAATCTGTATATATTTGAAGTCTATCTAACATAAATTACTGTATGGATATATTGGGGTTTCATGAGGGGAAAGACAAGGTGAATAGAGCGAAAGACTAAATATGCAAGGGATTTCCAGCCTTTTGCACTGCGGTCTGACAGCGTGATAAAATAATGCAAGATTAAATGGCTGATTTGCAAAAAAACAAATGTATTTTCTGGAAAAGACTTTACAGTACTTCAAATTTATTATATAATTACCAAGTAATTTAGGCTTATCATAGATGTAGACAAAACATAAAATGTATTTTAATAAGACCCGTTCCGATAGGAGTGGGTTTATGTCTAATTATGAAAGCTATTCGAAAGGAGTTTTATACATGTCAGGTTATTACGCAAAAAGGGTTCTTTCCGCGGTGATTACCATTTTACTTATTTCATCATTAACTTTTATAATGATGCATGCTGTACCGGGGGGCCCTTTTACACGTGAGCGTCCCGTTCCGGATGAGATTCTAAAAACGTTGAATGAGAAGTACAATTTGGACGCATCTTACTTTGAACAATATGTTGATTACATGAAGGGGCTGCTTACTTTTGACTTAGGTCCTTCTTATTCTAAAGTAGGAACATCAGTAAATGATTTAGTTGTTTCAGGATTCCCAGTTTCAGCAAAAATTGGACTCATGGCAAGTGCTTTAATCATTGCGTTAGGGATACCCGTGGGGATCATATCAGCCTTGAAACAGAATAAACCCATTGATTATTTAGTTATGTTTTTAGCCACAGTGGGAGTAACGGTGCCTAGCTTTGTTATGGCTACACTTATTATTTACTTCTTTGCCGGCAAGCTTGGGTGGATTCCAAGTTTTGGTGTCACTGATTGGCGAGGATATATTGGACCGGTTCTTGCATTGTCAGGATATTCGCTATCCTTCGTTGCCCGTTTGACACGTTCGAGTATGTTAGAGGTGTTACAACAAGATTATATTCGTACAGCACGTGCTAATGGAATACATGAATTTAAAGTTATTGCAAAACATGCAGTAAAGAATGCAATGATACCTGTTGTTACTTATGTTGGACCAATGGTTGCATCAATCCTTACAGGGTCCTTTGTAATTGAAAAGATTTTTGCCTTACCGGGCCTTGGAAGACACTTTATAGAAAGTATTACTAACCGTGACTATACGACAATTATGGGAATGACAATTATTTATGCGGTACTTTATATTGTTATGATTTTCATAGTGGATGTAGCATACGGATTTATCGACCCAAGAATCAAACTCGGAAAGGGGAAAGCATAAAATGGCAGATAATCGCTTTGTCTTCTTGGACAGCAATCTTGAAGACGCAGAAAAAGTACGCCCAAGTTTAACCTATTGGCAAGATGCTTGGCGACGACTTAAGAAAAACAAACTATCCATGATTGGTGTAGTAACAATAATATTAGTATTATTGTTTGCTCTTTTGGGTCCATACTTTACACCATTTTCATATTCAGACCAAGACAATCAATATAAAAACTTACCTCCGGTACTTAATGTATTTGAAGTTGAGGAAGATGTGAATTTTTATCTTTCAAGTGACTATAATATGTTTAGATTGGGAGATAATGGAC
This sequence is a window from Vallitaleaceae bacterium 9-2. Protein-coding genes within it:
- a CDS encoding ABC transporter permease, with product MHLTENFKQAFLSLSTNKLRSILTMLGIIMGVFSVVAILAISNAAKVFMLDEFNKMGANSIIIQNMSSNGEELEERDRLTMDDLYKIKEGVAEVEFVTAAQVFYSDIRVEDGYQSAYVTGATHEYPNFQAMEFVHGRFLSAEDIEGQRRVIVVPDTYAKEHFGRTDIIGEEVTITNYYGELLKLRVIGVLSTEDNLFSSMMEGMPVEVVVPVSLTQAFFDSDTVDQIQVSVFQGTNLKEAGEKIVRLLEFVNQNEDKYMATSIEDIQKSVGSVLDVISMIFVVIAVITLVVGGIGIINILLVSVTERIREIGLRKAIGAKKRDIIMQFLTESIMMTGFSGLIGIILGLITGGIISALIKIPPVVDLKTVIFTFTGSIVLGIVFGVYPAKKAADLDPIESLRYE
- a CDS encoding CYTH domain-containing protein codes for the protein MEIEKKYLIPKLPDNLATYPHRQIKQGYISTFPVIRIRQIDNQYILTIKGKGLLEREEHELEISREEFEHLSLKVEGLIIHKTRYYIAYKDYTIELDLFHDDYDGLQLAEVEFDTRHAAETFIPPDWFGEDVTNDKRYHNSFLSQKKE
- a CDS encoding DJ-1/PfpI family protein, with amino-acid sequence MGKAALFLATGFEEIEAISIIDVLRRGGLDLVTISVSGMEDVEGSHGVIVKSDALFFSIDYSEYDLFILPGGPGTENLKKHEGLCDLLVQVHNEGKRIAAICAAPSVLGEMKILEGKMATCYPGYEEELKGAHVLNQEIVRDGNVVTGKGPGVSMKFAFEILKDYLEPEAIEGLKERMIIH
- a CDS encoding ABC transporter permease → MSGYYAKRVLSAVITILLISSLTFIMMHAVPGGPFTRERPVPDEILKTLNEKYNLDASYFEQYVDYMKGLLTFDLGPSYSKVGTSVNDLVVSGFPVSAKIGLMASALIIALGIPVGIISALKQNKPIDYLVMFLATVGVTVPSFVMATLIIYFFAGKLGWIPSFGVTDWRGYIGPVLALSGYSLSFVARLTRSSMLEVLQQDYIRTARANGIHEFKVIAKHAVKNAMIPVVTYVGPMVASILTGSFVIEKIFALPGLGRHFIESITNRDYTTIMGMTIIYAVLYIVMIFIVDVAYGFIDPRIKLGKGKA